Proteins from a genomic interval of Dehalococcoidia bacterium:
- a CDS encoding dTDP-4-dehydrorhamnose 3,5-epimerase family protein has protein sequence MIQGVQQVPLEPHVDDRGYLIEIIRATDPFLPKFGQVYMVGDLTRATIRAFHKHYHMWDYFFISHGSAKFVLVDDRPESPTYKEVNTFIVSAHNPSIVLVPPGVFHGWMSLEDDTQMVSIASEVYNRQKPDEVRIPPDSFGDVWTVKGR, from the coding sequence ATGATTCAGGGAGTCCAGCAGGTGCCTTTAGAGCCCCACGTGGACGACCGCGGTTACCTGATCGAGATTATCCGCGCCACGGACCCCTTCCTGCCCAAGTTCGGCCAGGTTTATATGGTGGGCGATCTTACACGGGCCACCATTCGGGCGTTTCACAAGCATTATCATATGTGGGACTATTTCTTCATCAGCCACGGCTCAGCGAAGTTTGTGCTGGTGGACGACAGACCAGAGAGCCCGACCTACAAGGAAGTGAACACTTTCATTGTCTCGGCGCATAACCCCAGCATTGTTCTGGTCCCGCCCGGGGTCTTTCACGGATGGATGTCCCTGGAGGACGACACCCAGATGGTCAGCATCGCCAGCGAAGTGTACAATCGGCAAAAGCCAGACGAAGTGCGCATCCCTCCGGACTCCTTTGGCGACGTCTGGACGGTGAAAGGCCGATAG
- a CDS encoding glycosyltransferase, with translation MEDVSVGTPAGQSRYHIIVYLVHTWDTFHRRPMLEALARNALGQAHVLLVNPMLSVLELSRARNKTRVRRLSENMALLTPIVWLPGAGRLPLLAQMRKRTLTAQIEDALRRTGPPDARRIEWVFRPEQVSRVGLARDSFVVYECYDEYTRSQHDGAPLPELAKQEDTLLTKAGLVLTTSDSLYRSRSARHSRVVYTPNGVDYDLFARARLPALPVAKELESIPSPRIGFVGNASETTLDYSLLEELAGRRPEWSLVLVGPAEDVSADTRRRLTGRGNVHFIGWVERRRLPSFLKGFDVALIPFSVHPWNAARNPLKLWEYMAAGRPVVATRIPEVEKYAEVVYIAESPSEFEAAVCAALEHPSPDRLRRGAELAQEHSWEHLTRQTLAEVLTAASAQRA, from the coding sequence ATGGAGGACGTGAGTGTGGGGACCCCCGCGGGCCAGTCCCGCTACCATATCATCGTGTACTTGGTCCACACATGGGACACCTTCCACCGAAGGCCCATGCTGGAGGCCCTGGCCCGCAATGCCCTCGGCCAGGCGCACGTCCTGCTGGTCAACCCCATGCTTTCGGTGCTGGAACTGTCCAGGGCGCGGAACAAGACCCGAGTGCGCCGCCTCTCCGAGAACATGGCGCTGCTGACTCCCATCGTATGGCTACCCGGCGCCGGCCGCCTGCCGTTGCTTGCGCAGATGCGCAAGCGCACGCTGACCGCGCAGATTGAGGACGCGTTGCGCCGAACAGGGCCACCTGACGCGCGGCGCATTGAGTGGGTCTTCCGCCCGGAGCAGGTCTCCCGGGTCGGTCTGGCGCGCGACTCCTTCGTCGTGTACGAGTGTTACGACGAGTACACCCGGTCCCAACACGACGGCGCTCCGCTGCCTGAACTGGCGAAGCAGGAGGATACCCTTCTGACGAAAGCAGGCCTGGTCCTGACCACGTCCGATTCCCTGTATCGGAGCCGATCAGCGCGGCACTCGCGTGTCGTCTATACTCCGAACGGCGTGGACTACGACCTTTTCGCCCGCGCCCGCCTGCCAGCGTTGCCCGTCGCAAAGGAGCTGGAATCCATACCAAGTCCGCGCATCGGCTTCGTCGGCAACGCCAGCGAGACGACCCTGGACTATTCCTTGCTGGAGGAACTGGCCGGGCGGCGTCCGGAGTGGTCGCTGGTCCTGGTAGGCCCCGCGGAGGACGTCTCGGCGGATACGCGCCGCCGACTGACGGGCCGGGGCAACGTGCACTTCATCGGCTGGGTCGAGAGACGGCGTCTGCCCTCTTTTCTGAAGGGATTTGACGTGGCGCTCATCCCGTTCAGTGTGCACCCCTGGAACGCGGCGCGCAACCCGCTGAAGCTATGGGAGTACATGGCGGCGGGCAGGCCCGTGGTCGCCACCCGGATTCCCGAGGTAGAGAAGTACGCCGAGGTGGTCTATATTGCGGAAAGCCCCTCGGAGTTCGAGGCAGCAGTCTGCGCCGCGCTGGAGCATCCCTCACCCGACCGGCTGCGGCGCGGAGCGGAGCTGGCCCAGGAGCACTCGTGGGAGCATCTGACGCGCCAGACCCTGGCGGAAGTCCTGACGGCTGCCTCCGCGCAGCGAGCCTGA
- a CDS encoding glycosyltransferase has protein sequence MNRTCAILVLNYNGRPLLEENIPGVVAAARYAGARHDVIVVDNASSDDSVAFVQAKFPDVKVMRMAQNRRLFSYNDAVRACSHDYVILLNNDIRVQPDFIPPLLEGLNDPTVFATTPKVVSDNPAEACMEPCPGVFHRGLLGTGRTGQPGGSGPTLMAHGGAAAYDREKFLLLGGYDITYWPEYYQDIALSYLAWMRGYKILFEPRSVVFHPGGATLNKMYSDGARRRIRERGAVIFILQNIADPGLLLQFFLWAPPRLLKAAATGDVHRLGAYWDAARRMPLIWRARRAAQRDRKLSDRAILAALRRPAHVPDASHAPA, from the coding sequence GTGAACCGCACCTGCGCCATTCTTGTCCTGAACTACAACGGAAGGCCCCTCCTGGAGGAGAACATCCCCGGAGTCGTAGCGGCGGCTCGCTACGCGGGCGCCCGTCACGACGTGATTGTCGTGGACAACGCCAGCAGCGACGACAGCGTCGCGTTCGTGCAGGCGAAGTTCCCGGACGTCAAAGTCATGCGCATGGCCCAGAACCGTCGTCTCTTCTCCTACAACGACGCCGTCCGCGCCTGCTCCCACGACTACGTCATCCTGCTCAATAACGACATTCGCGTTCAGCCGGACTTCATTCCACCTCTCCTGGAAGGCCTGAACGACCCGACTGTTTTCGCGACCACACCCAAGGTCGTGTCGGACAACCCCGCGGAGGCCTGTATGGAGCCATGCCCCGGGGTCTTTCACCGTGGCCTCCTCGGCACCGGCCGCACCGGCCAGCCGGGCGGCTCCGGCCCCACGCTCATGGCGCACGGCGGCGCGGCAGCCTATGACCGCGAGAAATTTCTGCTGCTGGGCGGCTACGACATCACGTACTGGCCGGAGTACTACCAGGATATAGCCCTTTCCTATTTGGCCTGGATGCGTGGCTACAAGATACTTTTCGAGCCCCGCAGCGTGGTCTTTCATCCCGGCGGCGCAACGCTCAATAAGATGTACTCAGACGGCGCACGGCGACGAATACGTGAAAGGGGAGCGGTGATCTTCATCCTGCAGAACATTGCCGACCCCGGCCTCCTGCTTCAGTTCTTCCTGTGGGCGCCCCCGCGCCTGCTCAAAGCAGCGGCCACTGGAGACGTGCACCGCCTCGGCGCCTACTGGGATGCGGCGCGGCGTATGCCCCTGATCTGGCGAGCGCGCCGGGCCGCACAGAGAGACCGCAAGCTCTCCGACAGGGCTATCCTCGCGGCGCTCAGACGTCCCGCGCACGTTCCGGACGCGTCCCATGCCCCCGCCTGA
- a CDS encoding methyltransferase domain-containing protein — MSRQPATHGLWQRLLPLRLQLYRVLPFTKRFVDRMGRRRYLAALRKQGIVRLNLGCGDMPLWDYINVDSLSPSADVRQDARSLTTFADNSATEIHTSHMIEHLPRAEVGRALREWRRVLQPGGKLVIRCPNFEIAARAFLEGDDAYRQGWGMVFVFGDDAEGMRHTNGFTEASLRNAVENAGFRVIRVQATESIHAPLDFKYRMAADLLCEAVKTKQGESP, encoded by the coding sequence ATGAGCAGACAGCCAGCCACACACGGCCTCTGGCAGCGGTTGCTCCCGCTCCGACTCCAGTTGTACCGCGTCCTGCCCTTCACCAAGCGGTTCGTGGACCGCATGGGCAGGCGCCGTTATTTGGCGGCCCTCCGTAAACAGGGCATCGTCAGGCTGAATCTGGGCTGCGGCGACATGCCGTTGTGGGACTATATCAACGTGGACAGTCTGAGCCCTTCCGCCGACGTCCGCCAGGACGCCCGCTCGTTGACCACCTTTGCCGACAACTCCGCGACGGAGATTCACACCAGCCACATGATTGAACACCTCCCGAGAGCGGAGGTCGGGAGGGCACTCAGGGAGTGGCGCCGCGTCCTGCAGCCCGGCGGGAAACTGGTCATCCGCTGCCCGAACTTCGAGATAGCCGCCAGGGCGTTCTTGGAGGGCGACGACGCGTACAGGCAGGGTTGGGGCATGGTATTCGTGTTCGGCGACGATGCGGAAGGCATGCGGCATACCAATGGGTTCACGGAGGCATCCCTACGGAACGCGGTAGAAAATGCCGGCTTCCGGGTCATCCGGGTCCAGGCCACGGAGAGTATCCACGCGCCGCTTGATTTCAAGTACCGGATGGCTGCGGACCTTTTATGCGAAGCGGTCAAGACAAAACAAGGAGAATCACCATGA
- a CDS encoding glycosyltransferase family 2 protein has product MQSWPLVSVVILNWNGLRHLRYCLPSVLATDYPRCQVIVVDNASSDGSCAYVQSSFPGVVLLRNAKNLGWSGGNNVGIRYAMAQGARYVVLLNNDMKVHPRWLTKAVAAAEADPHAGVVGFHVFGEYGKEPIERFEQACRDWQPAQPQPATHVGGCAMFIPTDMLRAIGLVDDAYFAYGEEDDLEARARRAGFALTRVNVPLWHYSEGSSERIPWKASILTMRNRIRYLIKNESLGVILRQVALVVHISCNPFARTSRGFAYHRRLRPSNVLVNAGLLAYALGWNLVHLPQTLAARRWDNQAIASYLRTTATAPESGRLPTQAPPP; this is encoded by the coding sequence ATGCAGTCCTGGCCTCTGGTCTCTGTTGTCATCCTGAACTGGAACGGGCTGCGCCACCTACGGTACTGCCTGCCCTCCGTGCTGGCCACGGACTACCCCCGATGCCAGGTTATTGTGGTGGACAACGCGTCCAGCGACGGCTCGTGCGCGTATGTCCAGTCCTCCTTTCCCGGCGTCGTCCTGCTACGCAACGCAAAGAACCTGGGCTGGTCCGGAGGCAACAACGTGGGCATCCGCTACGCAATGGCCCAGGGCGCACGCTATGTCGTCCTGCTGAACAACGACATGAAGGTGCATCCCCGCTGGCTGACGAAAGCAGTCGCCGCCGCCGAGGCTGATCCGCATGCGGGCGTTGTCGGCTTTCACGTCTTCGGTGAGTACGGCAAGGAGCCTATCGAGCGCTTCGAGCAGGCATGCCGCGACTGGCAACCAGCCCAGCCCCAGCCTGCGACGCACGTGGGCGGCTGTGCGATGTTCATTCCCACGGACATGCTCCGCGCCATAGGGCTGGTGGATGATGCCTACTTCGCCTATGGAGAGGAGGATGACCTGGAGGCCAGAGCCCGCAGGGCGGGCTTTGCGCTGACGCGTGTGAACGTCCCCCTCTGGCACTACTCGGAAGGGTCATCCGAGCGGATACCCTGGAAGGCATCCATTCTCACCATGCGGAACCGCATCCGCTATCTCATCAAGAACGAGAGCCTGGGCGTCATCCTGCGGCAAGTCGCCCTCGTCGTCCACATAAGCTGCAACCCCTTTGCGCGCACCAGCCGCGGCTTCGCCTACCACCGGCGGCTGCGGCCATCCAACGTGCTGGTGAACGCCGGCCTGCTGGCCTACGCCCTGGGATGGAACCTCGTCCACCTGCCCCAGACCCTGGCGGCGCGCCGGTGGGACAACCAGGCCATAGCCTCCTATCTCAGGACGACGGCGACTGCCCCAGAGTCTGGCCGCCTTCCCACGCAGGCGCCCCCGCCGTGA
- a CDS encoding dTDP-4-dehydrorhamnose 3,5-epimerase family protein, which yields MIHGVEIKKLTPNVDERGYLMEILRADDPLFTRFAQTYVSLNYPGVVRAWHYHKKQNDFFCTVKGMTKIVLYDQRDGSPTKGEVQEFFIGEQNPVVLKVPIGVVHGYKTVGDEPSFLLNFPDKLYDRNDPDEYRLPWNSDQVPYDWAIKMR from the coding sequence GTGATTCATGGCGTTGAAATCAAGAAGCTCACGCCGAACGTGGACGAGCGTGGCTACCTGATGGAGATACTGCGCGCAGACGACCCCCTGTTCACGCGCTTCGCGCAGACCTACGTGTCACTCAACTACCCAGGCGTGGTGCGCGCGTGGCACTACCACAAAAAGCAGAACGACTTCTTCTGCACCGTGAAGGGGATGACCAAGATCGTCCTGTACGATCAGCGCGATGGCTCGCCGACAAAAGGGGAAGTCCAGGAGTTTTTCATCGGCGAGCAGAACCCCGTCGTTCTCAAAGTCCCCATCGGCGTCGTGCACGGCTACAAGACCGTGGGCGACGAGCCATCTTTTCTGCTGAACTTCCCGGACAAGCTGTACGACAGGAATGACCCGGACGAGTACCGCCTGCCGTGGAACTCCGACCAGGTCCCCTACGACTGGGCCATCAAGATGCGCTAG
- the rfbD gene encoding dTDP-4-dehydrorhamnose reductase — protein MRVLLIGAAGQLATDLLKVLPPSDTVPLTHQQLDVCDYAAVRSALERHHPDVVINTSAFHKVDVCEDEVVKPFEVNTLAVRNLALLSRELDIVLMHFSTDYVFSGSKGRAYGEDDAPGPLSVYGVSKLAGEYFVRTLCPRYFLVRTSGLYGVAGASGKGGNFVETMLRLAQQGAPIRVVNDQTLSPTYTRDLANKVVELLGTDRYGLYHVTSSGSCSWYNFTQTIFRLAHLNVDVQPVTSAQFGAKARRPAYSVLANRNLKRAGLSLPRPWRQALEDYLRVRHPEL, from the coding sequence ATGCGCGTTCTCCTGATCGGCGCTGCTGGACAGCTTGCCACAGACCTGCTGAAGGTCCTGCCGCCTTCGGACACCGTTCCCCTTACCCATCAGCAACTCGATGTATGCGACTATGCGGCGGTGCGTTCGGCGCTGGAGCGTCACCACCCGGACGTGGTCATCAACACCAGCGCATTCCACAAGGTGGACGTGTGCGAGGACGAGGTCGTCAAACCCTTCGAGGTAAACACCCTGGCCGTGCGCAATCTGGCGCTCCTGTCGAGAGAACTGGATATCGTCCTCATGCACTTCAGCACGGACTACGTGTTCAGTGGCTCCAAAGGGCGCGCTTATGGGGAGGACGACGCTCCCGGCCCGCTCAGCGTCTATGGCGTGTCCAAGCTCGCGGGGGAGTACTTCGTGCGGACCTTGTGTCCCCGCTACTTCCTCGTCCGCACATCCGGACTGTACGGCGTCGCGGGCGCCAGCGGCAAGGGGGGCAACTTTGTGGAGACCATGCTGCGGCTCGCCCAGCAGGGCGCTCCCATCCGCGTCGTCAACGACCAGACCCTGTCTCCCACATACACGCGTGACCTGGCGAACAAGGTAGTAGAATTGCTCGGGACCGACCGGTACGGCTTGTACCACGTGACCAGCAGCGGCTCCTGCTCGTGGTACAATTTCACTCAGACCATATTCCGACTCGCCCATTTGAACGTGGATGTCCAACCCGTCACCAGCGCACAGTTCGGAGCGAAAGCGCGCCGCCCCGCTTACTCAGTCCTGGCGAATCGGAACTTGAAGCGGGCCGGCCTATCCCTGCCGCGCCCCTGGCGGCAGGCGCTGGAAGACTATCTGCGCGTGAGGCACCCGGAGCTGTGA
- a CDS encoding lipopolysaccharide biosynthesis protein, giving the protein MTSGRTIAGGFLWTGGATYISQALSAVATLLLAKYVPVADMGIFSLASLVIGWLALVRGLGLGIALLHEERDLTEASATAFWLLLAAGVVLAALSLLAAPLAARAFASPAMQPVVQVLGVSFILYSLTSVQETLLIKELRFRVRALTGLAGTLVYTVIAVILAVQGLGVWSIVYAQLAQMVCQGAIFWVISPFRPSFHFNWAVAKRLLRFGNSVFLNDALIFLILTLDRPILGRALGVVTVGQYDFAYRLGNYPQSMVTNSLYSVILPVYTRLRGQPVELKRVYLTTIRYITYLAAPLAFALVLISPPFLRLLYGDKWAPAIPLLQALSFFGLISAIVGPTGSVFYGMGKPHRQLLIHIVKFVALFPALYFVALSYGALGVAVYITAVALALGIVSVLWTNRMLAIRPLEYIGVIVGPLALAGLLAAAGLAATPHLPVPAESIPGFLMLAVGFGVTYVGLLLLLDSDLRSRAAALASHPRLTIAGLLAEKAKKS; this is encoded by the coding sequence GTGACGTCCGGCCGGACTATCGCAGGGGGTTTCCTTTGGACGGGAGGGGCTACCTACATCAGCCAGGCGCTTTCGGCGGTCGCCACCCTGCTCTTGGCGAAGTACGTGCCCGTGGCGGACATGGGCATCTTCAGCCTTGCCAGCCTGGTGATCGGCTGGCTCGCCCTGGTCCGGGGCCTGGGTCTGGGCATAGCGCTTCTTCACGAGGAGCGCGACCTCACGGAAGCGAGCGCCACCGCTTTCTGGTTGCTGCTTGCGGCCGGGGTCGTGCTCGCGGCCCTGTCGCTGCTGGCGGCGCCGCTGGCAGCGCGCGCCTTCGCCAGCCCCGCGATGCAACCCGTGGTGCAAGTCCTGGGCGTGAGCTTCATCCTGTATAGTCTGACATCCGTACAGGAGACACTGCTTATCAAGGAATTGCGGTTCCGCGTGCGCGCCTTGACAGGGCTGGCGGGCACGCTGGTCTATACGGTGATAGCGGTCATCCTCGCCGTGCAGGGCCTGGGCGTGTGGAGCATCGTCTATGCCCAACTGGCGCAAATGGTCTGCCAGGGCGCCATCTTCTGGGTTATCTCCCCCTTCCGCCCGTCATTCCACTTCAACTGGGCGGTGGCGAAACGGTTGCTCCGCTTCGGGAACTCTGTATTCCTGAACGACGCACTCATCTTCCTCATCCTGACTCTGGACAGGCCGATTCTCGGCCGCGCCCTGGGCGTTGTGACCGTGGGTCAGTATGACTTCGCATACCGCCTGGGCAATTACCCCCAGTCCATGGTGACGAACAGCCTGTATTCGGTCATTCTGCCCGTGTACACTCGGCTGCGCGGCCAGCCTGTGGAGCTCAAACGCGTCTACCTGACCACCATTCGGTATATCACCTACCTCGCCGCGCCGCTCGCCTTCGCCCTTGTCCTCATCAGCCCGCCGTTCCTGCGCCTGCTTTACGGCGACAAGTGGGCGCCCGCCATCCCGCTGCTGCAGGCTCTGTCTTTTTTTGGCCTCATATCAGCTATTGTGGGCCCTACAGGTAGCGTTTTCTACGGCATGGGCAAGCCTCACCGCCAGCTCCTCATCCACATCGTCAAGTTTGTCGCGCTGTTCCCCGCGCTGTACTTTGTGGCGCTGAGCTATGGCGCCCTGGGTGTCGCTGTCTATATCACCGCGGTCGCCCTTGCGCTGGGTATAGTCTCCGTCCTGTGGACAAACCGCATGCTGGCCATCCGTCCCCTGGAGTACATCGGCGTCATCGTCGGGCCCCTCGCGCTGGCTGGACTGCTCGCCGCCGCAGGGCTGGCCGCGACTCCTCACCTGCCCGTCCCAGCGGAGAGCATCCCCGGCTTCCTGATGCTGGCGGTGGGCTTCGGCGTCACATATGTGGGACTGCTGCTGCTCCTCGACAGCGACCTGCGATCCCGCGCGGCAGCGCTGGCTTCTCACCCGCGACTGACCATCGCCGGACTGCTTGCGGAAAAAGCGAAAAAAAGCTAA
- a CDS encoding SDR family oxidoreductase, with protein MKILVVGGAGYLGCVLVNELLERGYAVRVFDRLFFGEGGLHEVRDRLELMVGDVRQMDPAALEGVDAVINLAGLSNDPTAEYNPQANYQMNTVAAESLARLCQERGIRRHVLASSCSIYDVGVGTQEKDILLDEDSPVAPKAAYSSSKYLAEKAVLGLKDPRFSPVVLRMGTLFGFSPRMRYDLVINTFVKDVLSRGHMTLFYGGEMWRPLVAVKDAARAYILCLEATEEKVSGQIFNVVYDNLRISEASLRVRETFTALSINAQVKVDYSYRGVRNYRVSGKKILSALEFKPLISIEDAVRDMVAGIAKYHCDDFDSPRHYNIRWMQLLEEADRIVKLTGYIFDLPEDKSGKLVRLPQARSRGK; from the coding sequence ATGAAAATCCTCGTTGTAGGCGGAGCGGGCTACCTGGGCTGCGTCCTGGTCAACGAGCTTCTGGAGCGCGGCTACGCCGTCCGCGTCTTCGATCGCCTCTTCTTCGGTGAGGGAGGGCTGCACGAGGTGCGCGACAGGCTGGAGCTGATGGTCGGCGACGTCCGGCAGATGGACCCCGCGGCCCTGGAAGGCGTGGACGCCGTCATCAACCTGGCAGGCCTCTCCAACGACCCCACGGCTGAATACAACCCCCAAGCGAACTACCAGATGAACACCGTGGCCGCGGAAAGCCTGGCCCGCCTGTGTCAGGAGAGGGGTATCCGGCGGCACGTCCTCGCATCGTCCTGCTCCATCTACGACGTAGGGGTGGGAACGCAGGAGAAGGACATCCTCCTGGATGAAGACTCACCCGTCGCGCCTAAGGCTGCGTACTCGTCATCCAAATACCTGGCGGAAAAGGCCGTTCTCGGCCTGAAGGACCCGCGCTTTTCCCCCGTGGTTCTGCGCATGGGCACGCTCTTTGGGTTCAGCCCGCGCATGCGGTATGACCTGGTCATCAACACATTCGTCAAGGACGTGCTCTCCCGAGGCCACATGACCCTCTTCTATGGCGGCGAGATGTGGCGCCCCCTGGTCGCCGTCAAGGATGCCGCGCGGGCGTATATCCTTTGCCTGGAGGCCACGGAGGAGAAGGTCAGCGGCCAGATTTTCAACGTGGTGTATGACAATCTCCGGATATCGGAGGCCAGCCTGCGGGTGCGGGAGACGTTCACCGCCCTGAGCATCAACGCACAGGTAAAGGTGGACTATAGCTATCGAGGCGTCCGGAACTATCGGGTGTCCGGAAAGAAAATCCTGAGCGCCCTGGAATTCAAGCCCCTCATTTCCATCGAAGACGCCGTGCGGGACATGGTAGCCGGCATCGCCAAGTACCACTGCGACGACTTCGACAGCCCTCGCCATTACAACATCCGCTGGATGCAGCTCCTGGAGGAGGCGGACCGCATCGTCAAACTCACGGGCTACATATTCGACCTGCCGGAGGACAAGAGCGGCAAACTGGTACGTCTTCCCCAGGCACGAAGCCGGGGCAAGTAG